Genomic segment of Mycoplasmopsis edwardii:
AAAACCCTAACTCAGATAGACTAGATGTAGTTGAATTAAATACAAAAAATGGACAAATAACAATTCAGACAAACAACAGAATCCTACAAAAAGGTAACTTAGTTATTTGTTTTCCAGTTGGTGCTTCAAAAGATGGAGTTGAATTTAAAGAAGTTGAATTAAAAGGTTATAAATCACAAGGTATGTTGGCTTCTTGAAGTGAAATTGGATATGATTATTCATTATTAACAGATAAAGACCAATTATTAGTTTTACCTAATGATTTTGCTTCAATTAATGATGATGCAATGGAACTTTTAAATATCAATGATACTATTATTCAAATTAGTACCACAGCAAATAGAAATGATGCTAATTCATATTATTTCTTAGCAAGAGAACTAGCCGCATACTTTAAAACTGAATTTAAACCTTTATTTGAAAAAGTACAAAAACAAGATTTTGTTTCAAGATTTAATTCAAAACCAAATAAAGCAAAAGAACTTTCATTTTTAGAAGTTAATGGGAAAAATCAAACAAGCATTTACCATAAAACATTATTAGCTAAACACGGAATTTCTTCATTATTTGATTGAGCAGTTAACTTAACTAATTTGACTTTACTTGAAATTGGTTCACCTGCGCATGTTTATGATGCTTCAAAACTTTCAAGTAATCTTAGTGCAGAGTTATATTCAGGAGATTTAACTATCTTAGGAAACAAAGAAGTATCAGTTAAAGAAGTCTTAGCAATTAAAGATGATAAAAATGTTGTTTCACTTGCTTCTGTAATGGGATTAGAAGCAACTAAATCAACGGAGCAAACAACAAATTACTTATTTGAAATCGGAATCTTTGATTCAAAATTAATTAGACATGGAGCAAAAGAAATTAAACTTGCATCTAATTCATCAAATCAAGGTTCAAGATTCATTTCACAAGAAGTTGCTAAGTTAGGTTTAGAGTATATTAAAGCAGCAAGTTCAAACCTTGAAGTTTCAAACATTGTAAATGAAATTAAAGTTGATGAGCTTAAAAGAATTAAATTTGATGAAAATAAATTAAAAACATATTCTGGTTTAAACGATTTATCAGTATTTGATGAAGCTATTAAGCAGCTTTCAAGATTAGGATTTGTATTTTCAAAAGATGAAGTTATTGTGCCTAATTATAGATATGATGTAAATTACTTTGAAGATATTATTGAAGAAATTTTCAGATTTTACTCATATCAAAAATTCACACCAGAAAAAATTAATATTACTTCTTTAAGAACACAAAAAAGAAGTAATGATAAATTATATTGAATGCATAATGGATATAATGAAGCAAGAACATTTACTTTAGTATCTAAAGAGAAAAATCAATTTAACCCATTAATGCATAAAGAAAGTATTGATTTACTTACTTTTGTTTCTAAAGAAAGAGAATCTGTGCGTCATTCAATCATTACTTCACTACAAGAAGTAATTGAATATAATCAAAAAAGAAAGATGGATACTTTAAATATTTTTGAAGAAGGTATGATTTCAACTCAAGAATTTGTTTATGGATTAGCTTCAACTACTAAAACATTTAATGAACTTAAACAAGATATTATTAACTTTTTAAACCTTCAACTTGAATTTGTTAAGTTTAATGATAATCCTATGATTCATCAGAATGTTTCAGCTAAAATTCTTTATCAAAATAAACAAATTGGATGAATTGGAAAAATCCACCCTAAATTTGATAACACAAATGCATTTTACGCAGAGTTTAAAGTTCCTGTAGCTATAAATAAAACTAAATTTAAAGCTATTAATCCAGAACCTTTAAAAACAATTGATTTAACTTTTGAAATCAAAAATGATCAAAGTATTGCAGAGGCAATTAATAAAATTAAAGCGATTCATAATCCTTTTGAAATCAAAATTATTGATGATTACAAAAAAGAAACTACTCATAATGTAACATTAAGAATTACTGATTATGAAGTAAATATCGAAAAGATTAATAAAGCCTTTAATTAGAAAGGAATTATATGTATTCAAAAATTACCTTAAAAGATAAACTCATTCAAGATGCTATTAATAATGAACTTACTAGACAAGAAGATCATGTTGAGTTAATTGCTTCTGAAAATTTTGTTTCAGAAGATGTTTTAAGAGCTCAAGGAAGCATTTTAACTAATAAATATGGTGAAGGTTATCCCGGAGCTAGATATTATGGCGGTTGTGAGTATGTTGATATTCTTGAACAGGCCGCTATTGATAGATTAAAAGAGTTATTTGGAGTTAAGTACGCAAATGTGCAACCATATTCAGGTTCAACAGCAAATGCTGCTGCAATTGCTTCAGTAGTACCTAGTGGTGGTAAAATTATGGGACTTTCACTTAGCTCAGGTGGCCATTTAACTCATGGATATAAAATTAGTTTTAGTGGAATTTTCTATGATTCAGTTTCATATGATTTAAACCAAGAAGGCATTTTAGATTATGATGCAATTGAAAAGTTAGCAATTCAAGAAAAACCAGATTTAATTATTTGTGGATATTCAGCTTATTCAAGAACAATTGACTTTAAACGTTTTAAAGAAATTGCAGATAAAGTAGGCGCTAAGTTAATGGCTGATATTGCTCATATAGCAGGATTAATCGCAGCAAATGTACATC
This window contains:
- a CDS encoding phenylalanine--tRNA ligase subunit beta — translated: MILSLKHLNKYLPKIKLEVNELEKALNELGFEVEEIKPFSNVKGVVFAEVLNVFQNPNSDRLDVVELNTKNGQITIQTNNRILQKGNLVICFPVGASKDGVEFKEVELKGYKSQGMLASWSEIGYDYSLLTDKDQLLVLPNDFASINDDAMELLNINDTIIQISTTANRNDANSYYFLARELAAYFKTEFKPLFEKVQKQDFVSRFNSKPNKAKELSFLEVNGKNQTSIYHKTLLAKHGISSLFDWAVNLTNLTLLEIGSPAHVYDASKLSSNLSAELYSGDLTILGNKEVSVKEVLAIKDDKNVVSLASVMGLEATKSTEQTTNYLFEIGIFDSKLIRHGAKEIKLASNSSNQGSRFISQEVAKLGLEYIKAASSNLEVSNIVNEIKVDELKRIKFDENKLKTYSGLNDLSVFDEAIKQLSRLGFVFSKDEVIVPNYRYDVNYFEDIIEEIFRFYSYQKFTPEKINITSLRTQKRSNDKLYWMHNGYNEARTFTLVSKEKNQFNPLMHKESIDLLTFVSKERESVRHSIITSLQEVIEYNQKRKMDTLNIFEEGMISTQEFVYGLASTTKTFNELKQDIINFLNLQLEFVKFNDNPMIHQNVSAKILYQNKQIGWIGKIHPKFDNTNAFYAEFKVPVAINKTKFKAINPEPLKTIDLTFEIKNDQSIAEAINKIKAIHNPFEIKIIDDYKKETTHNVTLRITDYEVNIEKINKAFN